In Lodderomyces elongisporus chromosome 1, complete sequence, the DNA window ataatcaaaaataatataGCACGTTGTGTTACTTGAAATGGTTACTACTGGGTGTATGCATAGCCCACGTTCTCTCTAAAGTGCCAAAGTTTTAGTTTTGTTGtcgtttgttttttgaatttcGCTCAGCGCTCGGGGTATATTCCATGTTTTTTTCGATATAGCTTGCAGCTACTTCTAAGAGTCTCATGGACAATACAATTGGTAATTCCCGAGGagtctttatctttttctttttttttttttttgattttcacTAGCTTTTGTTCAATAGATTGCAACCAATGAAAATTATTGTCAACACGTGCTTGGAAAAAATCAGAAGCTCtggtgcaaaaaaaaacgacaAAAAatgtaacaaaaaaatggtgaaaaagaagaaaaagaggaaaaagaggaaaacaaTCATTCTTTACAAACAATCACAAGCAATTGGATAAACGGTGATCTGATCTATTTTATCTTTACTGGTGCTGTTGCTCAgtttccttccttcttttctttcccacTCTCCTCTATCTCCAGCTCTcaatttctatttttttttttttttgcttcaaatCCTAGGATTAGAATATACGGCTGCAATGGAAACAATTAACTTGGGAGgggaaaaaattggaaaatttgAAACCAATGAGAAttacaaaagacaaagtcAGTTCCTAAGTATATTCCAAAGTTAGATTATATTGAATATTCAACCAACAGGATCCCCTCTCCCCCCCTCCCTCCCCTCCAAACGTTCGTATATCCTTTTAtacaaacctttttttaaaaaaacattcaATTTCTATTTGTAAAGGAGGAAGAGTAGGGGGTTGAATACAAGAAGGACGGTTGTGGGGAAAACTAAAGTATGGTCCTGTTGCTAATTGTAAAACAAAGAGTGAAAAGTGAGAGTAGGAAAAAGTTTTGTTCCAAATTgtaacgaaaaaaaaaccccaCACTGTTTCGAACCAACTACGTAACAAAACATAAACATGAAAACGTTCAACAGATAAAACTCTTACTCAGCCCCTATCTCCTATACTCCTTGACAAGGAAGTAGTActttattttgaaaaatagtTTATTTCCCAGccccttctttctttctttctttctttctttctttctttctttctttctttctttctctctctcactcccccgccttcttttttgcaagaaaaggaaattcCCCAAAGGAGTAATTaactaaaaaaacaaaccgaaaagaaggagttgTTTAAGAGATTGGggttttttaaaaaaagaaagaaaaagtaggAATGTAAAAAGAAGTCGAAgttaaattaaaaaaaaatatacattTAGAGAATATTAGAGCTACCATTTATCTTGGCAGGACCAACCTTCCAGAAACAGTTAATGGCCATCAGAGATGATTCCGCTTGAAGAATCAGTTTCCCTAATTTcccccttttttattttttcatttttacaCTAATCATTGTCCTTGATTTATATTTCAATTCAtttctttatattcttttttagaAAATAGAACTACAGAATAGAATAAACTAATGCAATTAATCTATGAATTAACCACAATTTGAATCTAACTATGCACTTTTgctctttacttttttttttactttactttacttttctattctttctATTATTCTCTTATACTGTCTCTTATACTGTCTGTTATACTGTCTGTTATACTGTCTGTTATACTGTTATGTTATTAAGTTcacatttcttctttctttcttcccctccccccccaCAATTTGTGGTTTACTaatttccttctttttggaATTGCTTGACCAAcgcttcatcttcatcttctaaTCGTCTTAATAAATaatcaacttcaactttttttgtcaatGGAATGATCCACTTCTTATAAAGCTGTGCAATAATCTCTGGCTGGACTTTACTCTTTACATTTTGACCAAACTTCATCGATGGATCTACACCATAATTCTCAGCTTTTACCACCAACCGTTCCAATATTTTCGCTTCAACCGCACTATTGGTAATGGAGTCCTCAATTCCCTTTACATCCTTATCTAAAATAAGTTTTATATATAGTGGCTTGTCCAGCTGGTATTTGGCCTCGGCAACAAACTTACCAAAATGTATTCTTCGCGAGATTGCTTGTAAACACTCAATATCACAGGTTGAAGCAGAACCCAAGTTTTCCAATTggtcaccatcaccacaaCTCACTTGCGGCACGATATCTTCAACGTAAAATTTCATAATCTCCAGATTCACGTTAATCTCGTCTGAGTACGATGCAAGGATCTTAGGGTAGTTGATTGGTGGTAGGATAGGCTTCTTGATTTgttgaggaaaaaaaggcgTTTCGTCGGGCGCCTCGTATCTCCTAATTTGTGAATGTACCAACTCCATCTGTAGCAACGCCCACTCCAAAAAGTTACCCTTGAAATCAGGGATAGGAAACTTATTTGGCTCGTACACGGATGGAGACTTGAAAAATTGTGAACGCTCGATAAGGTCAAACACTATAGTGTCTTCCATTCGAACAAGAGCTTGTCGGATATTGCCCAAGTCCAAAACAGTCTCTGGTTTCATAAAATCCATCCTAGTGCTGATCAATCGTGTTTAATTGTCTTATATACCTCAATGTGCTGgtaagagaaaaaaaatgggacTAATGACGGATATGAAGAAAAGGTGTAAATGTAAATTTAAAGCTAAAGCCGAGCTAAACTAGattggaagaaaagaacaaaaaaaaaatgacaacAGAAAAATGACAACAGAAACGACACAAGATTGTCTCCGATTCAATCTATGCGCACACAGGGTAgaagaatttttttttttttgatttcttccatttgttttattttgcttttgtggGGAGATAGAGAGATctagaagaaaaaacaaaataggTACAGTGAATTTGTAAATCAATAGAACAATTACCAAcacaaccaccacaattaccaccaccacccaTACCACCTAAGATACAAATAAAATTTGAGAGACTTGATTGTATTTAACCATTGTTTTCAACGgtagaaaacaaaaattccAAAACGATGAACtactttcctttttttgttattgttattgttattgttgttcttgttgttgctttttctCATGTACATCTCAAATTATCTTACTCACAAAAATTCTTGAATCATCCATTCACTCATTTCGTTAAGTTTTCACTAATTGCTTTTTAAATTGGTTTTCGTTAATTTCTCTTATTCATTactctttatatatatatatctcaTTAGTCCTTTCTCTCATTTATCCATTGCGCCTCGGCGTCATCCCATTTATTGACCCGTCCTTTAGCATATctcatcaacaaatcatcatcactagGCTCTTCTCGCTCAGCAAAGAAATCAATATCACTACCATCATTCCGCTTCTCCTCTTGCTTCAGTCTTATGGTGCTTCTTCTcgaaatcaaaaatttaCGAACATTTTCTGCTTCAGAATACTCATCAAGATTCCCAGCACCGCCAGCATAGCTCTGATTCAAATCCTTCATCGATTGCAAATTCATCCTGTGCGTCTCCGCTAAATACTGATTAGTCCTATCAATAGCACCCATGATCTGCAATGCAAATGCCAAAAAACCAACTGCCAAGACCCCAGCTAATATTTTgtacttgttcttttcaaactcttcCTTTGTTGGCGGTGGTCGCTTGTATTTCATTTGATAATAGTCATTCCAGGTCCCAGCAGACCAAAACTCTTCATTTCGCTTGAAATCAAACCGTGTACGGTGTGCATTTGCTCTTCTAAATGCCTCAAAAGATGCCGTGGTGTATGGCTGACCATCGGGGCCACGCTCTCTATTAACTGGCCCTTGTTGTTCCCAATGTGTGGTTTGGAATCTATTATATGCACCTCTTCTCCTTGgattttttaaaatatcGTACGACTCCTGTATAAGATCAAACCGTTTACGTTTGGTTTTCTCTGACATTTTATCACCATACTCATCAATCAAATCCAACGAAGTATCGGGATGGTACAACTTAACCAACTTGAcatatttttgtttgatgATCTTGTGCAACTCTAAATTGGACATTCCAACATCTTTTGAAGTAAGACCAAATACTTCATAAGCGGTAGGGTTCTTTGATGATGGCCAATCATGGAGATCAAGTCTCTTATGGTGATCTACTGGCCCATCTGCCAGAGTAGCATAGTTCTTTGCAAATCTTGATGATCTGTTCAaactgctactactacttttgttgtagttgctgttgttgcagcaACATATCCTCGTTAAAGATTTCCGTTGAATGCTTCTTATCAAGCAAAACATTAATgacaaaaaaggaaaagaacagCCCAAGCCTTCaacagaataaaaaaaaaagattgggAATGGTAGAAGAAGGAACGAATTTTAACAACAAGTTATAAACTTGAAAAGTCAAAATAGAATAAGTAAGtatgaatgaaaaaaaaaaagatagaaagtaaaacaaaacttaaaagaaaagagaagtaaagcaaaaagaaaatcacaGATAAATCAATCTATAAAAGAAGTTTTAACAAGGGTTTTAGACAAGGTATTTAAAATTCAAAGCCGACAAAAAGCAAGTAGACGCTTAAAATAAAGGTGACCTTCGCCGCATTGCACTCCTATTcgagtaaaaaaaaaaaaaagaaaaaaaattaatctCTCTCGCGTTTTCACCCGAACCCAGAGCCCCGCTATAGGGCGGCGGTGATTATACCATTGAAAAGTAaccatttgaaaaatatatatatataaaataaagtaaaagaagaagaagaagaagaagaaaaaaaaagaagaaaaaaaaaagggaagacAGTACAGAAAACATTAGCCAATAGTATCACGTATCCTTGATTTAAAAATAGATATTATATGAAGAAGTATTATAATAGATATAACAACACAAATCTAATTTAGtaattatatatacaaacataCATGGATATATTTATGAAAGGGCAATACCATAATTTTTGTCAACGACATATTTTTCCCAATCGTTCTCAAAGCCcaaaaatttctttctctttttaaaCTTACGACTGTTTGTATCCACAACACCCATGCTATGCAAATCACTATTGTCCaaatctctctttttccataCACCCAAAATGATTTGTCTTGTTCGCGAAATATTACCCAATGTTTTATACTCTAGGGTGTCTaaaagttgcaaaacaGTATATCGTAAGTCCTCGCAATTTGAATGGAGAACAGATATTTcgacagcagcaacaaaaacactCCATATTAATGGACCACCCCAGTGATAATCTCGTGTAAATATGACTAATTGGAGCAACTCTAATATTTGCTTGACTAATTCCATGACTTCGTCATCTTCGGGAGTCATATTCAAAAGGCAACAGTTCATATACAATTCTGTCGTGAGTCTTTTAACTTCTGACACAAGGACATAATCGGAAACATCAGAAAAGTCGACCTTTGACTTTGTTTTTAACTCTGCGTTTAAGTTTGTACTTGCAAATGCATCAACATTTGGCTTCGAATTTGGATCCGTGTCTGTGACTGcaatttccaaatttgTATCATAAACTTTTAAATTGTCAAGCCTTTGTTTAAGCTCACCACATTTAAAGagatattctttttctgattTTGATCTCCTGACTCTTTCAAATGACAAATCGGTAATATCCGAAATCAATCTTATAAGACGCTTGTCACTACCCATCCAAGTTATAAACTCAAACTGTCCATCATCTAGCGAACTTTCGTCATCATGTTCAAGCTTATCCGTCACCAGCAAAAATGACAAACTTGGATCCTTACAAGCAGTACGTCCAACATTTTCATGGTAATGGAGAAACTCTAAAGAAAATTTGAGTAGGTAATAAGCAGTACTGTCTTTCGACATTGTTATCCTAAACTGACTCAACAATTTTCGGCAAAGTCGAAGATACAACAACCATTTCTTATTTGAATTATCTGCAAtttcaaacaacaaaacatgCATGAGTGAAAGCAAAGTGTCAATTAAggaaattttttcaatattgaGTGGCTCGTCTTTTTCAAGCTGATTGATAAGTGGCTGCACCTCCATTAATCCCATGTTTTTATAATATTGAGATCTCTCTTGCCAAAGTTCTTTTTGAGCGGATGTACTAGCTGTTTTGGCAAGAAGGTGTGAACTCAAGCCAATTAAGAAGTAAAATAGCGATTGATTATGTTGTGTAACATTTATCAAGCACCCCAAGTCAACCCCACGTCCAGTTACCATTTGTCCCTCAAAACTAGAATTTGAGTCGCTACCAGCAGCGTTATCCAAGCCTTGTTGCTGATAACGAATTGGTCGATTGCCAGGTGAATTGAGAATGGGTTGCAAATAATCAAGGTAGAATTTCAATGCCAAATCAACTAAATGTGAATCTTGTTGTTCTAAAAACATCACATCGGGTGGGATAATAGAAGACTGCAAAGATGGGAGTAATTTGGCTTCATTTTGGTCATGTTCGCCTGTGATATCATTATAATGAGTGTTGATAAACTGTACATTATCTTTGTGTTGAATTTGCTGATAGTGAGACAATTTGCCTCGCAACACCAATTCGTCAGTGGTTAGTTTTCCCACTGAGTTTATGCCTTCTCTTCCAAATCTCTTACCTTTTGATTCGACGTCTTCTTTAAATTGAAGCAATACTCTATAAACACACTTTGTACCATCAAGCACACACTGTCCGCAACGTGGTTTGGCTTTGTCGCATTTGAGTTGCTTTAAACGGCATGTGTCGCACACACGTCTTGAGCGCAGCACAGGCTTTGCCTTGCGCGTAGCAACAATGCGTCTTTCCACTGGCAATTCCAAACACGCGCTAGATTCACGAGGCTGTTGGACCTGTTGAACTTGTTGAGCCTGTTGGACCTGTTGGACCTGTTGAACTTGTTGAGCCTGTTGGACCTGTTGGACCTGCTGATTAGGTTCGTATTGTTGTAATTGGTAAGACTGATATGGCGGTTGTAATGATCCTTGGAACTGAAGTGACTGGCGAAATTGTTGAGGGGTATCTGTGAGATTGCATTGAAGATGTGGCAGGGATGCATagtcttgttgttgatggaaGCTGTAATTGacgttgtagttgttgttgtagtttaTATTTTGCATGTCGTTAAAGttgatattattattgatgTTGTAATTGTACGGTAACTCTGTGGCTGTTGGCATTTGAGGTGCTTCATGTTGTGTGGCTCCTAGTATTGgaaattgttgaacaaAATTCTGGTTCTGGTTGAAATTTTGGTTAAGATTTTGGTTaagattttgattttgattccTACTTAAGAAAACCGAGTCTTCATTCACAGTAGTCGATGAAGCTATTGGTGTTGCTTCTGGTGTTGCTTCTGCTATTGCTTCCGCTGCTGTCCCATTAACTGGTAGTCCAGAAACATAGTTTGCATTGACGGTTTGAATTTCGTCAAATTCCATGATGCGAaacatttcttcttccgaGCCAGTCTGATGATTGCCCATATTTGCTGAGCCAGAATAGTTGTTAAAACTCATAACTCTTTCAGTGCTTGGCTCAACTCTAAATTAATAATAGacggagaagaagaaaaaaaaataaaagaaaagacagGAAAAGGTTaatggagaagaagaactgATTATTATCTTGTTAAATTTATGTAGAAGAAGGAAGTTAGATGGTGTCATGGCAGTGTCAACATGTGGCAAGGATTTCCATTTACTGTCactcattcattcattcttACGTTCATTCTTTAGTTCTTTCACTCTTCCattctttcattctctcattcattttctctttctctttctgtttctctttctttctctcccacacacacacacacatacacataatTGTTTCTGAAGCATCCTCTTTGTTGTGCAtatttcttaatttttgcGCTTCGTGCAGCAAATCCTTTTTCACCCATCCTCATCTATCGTTCCTCCTCTGACTTCACCAATTATTATTCGTATTGCTGCATTGGTATTGCTTCCACTACTTCACTTTCTCTAGAACATCTAAATAGCCATAGACTAAAAGGATCAACCTAGAAAGTGCATAAAACACAAACCAAGTGTGGTGAGTGAATTTTGCGAGGGACGAACAATAGGAAAGTTTAGCCAGGTACTTTTACACATACATAAACACTCTCACACAAACgcgcacacacactctctctttcaAGCTTTGCTTTTTAGAGATCATTATAATCAATTACTGTAAATATTTTTACAAGTAGGAAcaaaaagtttaaaaaaataaaaaagaataaaataaaataaattgataataaaaaagaaaaatcaatCACTTCCTCGGCACGAATGAATTCTATTCCCTTGTCCGTATTGAAGTCACCAAATTAGGTTCTACGATTTTTCtaaatcaaaaactttttttttaaagatACGAGTCCAAAAGGGAGATGAGACTCTAAGAGATGGTTGGCAGATAACATTTATTTCGAACTAACGGAGACACGGAACATCAGGCAATTTGTCTTTTCGATTCTTTCGGAGTATGCCATGacaataaagagaaaaaattcaaaaaagaattgctCGGCAAGAGTTATACCGAGAACaattaaacaaattaaacaaaGTATACAgattgtatatatatatatatatgtatatatgtgcACTGCAAGAATAACCACTCAAAGATGTAATCAGCACAGTGCAAGGTGCAAGGTGCCAGGTGCAAAATGTAAAGTGTAAAAAGAGTTCTAACACTAACATGTTTTTAGATACAGGTTAAATCATGTGTATTATGTTTACACTTGTACTTTACCAA includes these proteins:
- the ARO7 gene encoding chorismate mutase aro7 (BUSCO:EOG09264719), whose translation is MDFMKPETVLDLGNIRQALVRMEDTIVFDLIERSQFFKSPSVYEPNKFPIPDFKGNFLEWALLQMELVHSQIRRYEAPDETPFFPQQIKKPILPPINYPKILASYSDEINVNSEIMKFYVEDIVPQVSCGDGDQLENLGSASTCDIECLQAISRRIHFGKFVAEAKYQSDKPLYIKLILDKDVKGIEDSITNSAVEAKILERLVVKAENYGVDPSMKFGQNVKSKVQPEIIAQLYKKWIIPLTKKVEVDYLLRRLEDEDEALVKQFQKEGN
- the JID1 gene encoding J domain-containing protein 1 produces the protein MFCLIRSIQRKSLTRICCCNNSNYNKSSSSSLNRSSRFAKNYATSADGPVDHHKRLDLHDWPSSKNPTAYEVFGLTSKDVGMSNLELHKIIKQKYVKLVKLYHPDTSLDLIDEYGDKMSEKTKRKRFDLIQESYDILKNPRRRGAYNRFQTTHWEQQGPVNRERGPDGQPYTTASFEAFRRANAHRTRFDFKRNEEFWSAGTWNDYYQMKYKRPPPTKEEFEKNKYKILAGVLAVGFLAFALQIMGAIDRTNQYLAETHRMNLQSMKDLNQSYAGGAGNLDEYSEAENVRKFLISRRSTIRSKQEEKRNDGSDIDFFAEREEPSDDDLLMRYAKGRVNKWDDAEAQWINERKD